From a region of the Danaus plexippus chromosome 22 unlocalized genomic scaffold, MEX_DaPlex mxdp_27, whole genome shotgun sequence genome:
- the LOC133318699 gene encoding defense protein 3-like, producing the protein MISKIILITVLAIGANCLYLPYEYSRPIGYVTDFDLDQPIESVHPILIRDRRQVHGVANTNPDGTANIMAKLPLAGNDKNILSAIGGVQGVKPGGSFGAASGGLALDNVNGHGLSLTGKHIPDFGNQLTAAGKLNLLHTDKHDFNANAFATRNLPSNPAIPNFNTYGGGVDYTFNQKVGASLGMAHTPLLQKTDYSAMGNLNLFRNPTSSLDFSAGAAKSVSPFIPNRSWQPTLGLSFSKYF; encoded by the exons atgatttcaaaaataatcttGATAACGGTGCTTGCTATCGGAGCTAATTGCCTGTACCTTCCATATGAATACAGCAGACCTATAGGATATGTGACTGATTTCGACTTAGATCAACCGATTGAATCAGTCCATCCCATCCTTATAAGAGATCGTCGGCAAGTTCATGGAGTAGCTAACACCAATCCTGATGGAACCGCTAATATTATGGCCAAACTTCCACTTGCGGGTAATGATAAGAATATATTGAGTGCTATTGGTGGCGTGCAAGGAGTGAAACCAGGCGGATCATTTGGAGCTGCATCAGGTGGTCTAGCATTGGACAATGT AAATGGCCACGGGCTAAGCTTAACAGGCAAGCATATTCCGGATTTTGGAAACCAACTTACAGCGGCCGGTAAACTGAACCTGTTACACACGGATAAACATGACTTTAACGCAAACGCTTTTGCTACCAGAAACTTGCCAAGTAACCCAGCTATACCCAACTTTAACACCTACGGCGGTGGTGTTGATTATACCTTCAA TCAAAAAGTTGGAGCTTCCTTGGGAATGGCACATACTCCGTTGCTACAGAAGACAGACTATTCCGCAATGGGGAACCTAAACCTCTTCCGCAATCCAACTTCTTCTTTGGATTTCAGTGCCGGTGCAGCAAAATCCGTTTCTCCGTTTATTCCTAACAGATCCTGGCAACCTACTTTGGGACTTtcgttttcaaaatatttttaa
- the LOC116773699 gene encoding defense protein 3-like, producing the protein MIFKIILITVLAIGANCLYLPYEYSRPIGYVTDFDLEPPIESVHPILIRDRRQVHGVANTNPDGTANIMAKLPLAGNDKNILSAIGGVQGVKPGGSFGAASGGLALDNVNGHGLSLTGKHIPDFGNQLTAAGKLNLLHTDKHDFNANAFATRNLPSNPAIPNFNTYGGGVDYTFNQKVGASLGMAHTPLLQKTDYSAMGNLNLFRNPTSSLDFSAGAAKSVSPFIPNRSWQPTLGLSFSKYF; encoded by the exons atgattttcaaaataatcttGATAACGGTGCTTGCTATCGGAGCTAATTGCCTGTACCTTCCATATGAATACAGCAGACCTATAGGATATGTGACTGATTTCGACTTAGAGCCACCCATTGAATCAGTCCATCCCATCCTTATAAGAGATCGTCGGCAAGTTCATGGAGTAGCTAACACCAATCCTGATGGAACCGCTAATATTATGGCCAAACTTCCACTTGCGGGTAATGATAAGAATATATTGAGTGCTATTGGTGGCGTGCAAGGAGTGAAACCAGGCGGATCATTTGGAGCTGCATCAGGTGGTCTAGCATTGGACAATGT AAATGGCCACGGGCTAAGCTTAACAGGCAAGCATATTCCGGATTTTGGAAACCAACTTACAGCGGCCGGTAAACTGAACCTGTTACACACGGATAAACATGACTTTAACGCAAACGCTTTTGCTACCAGAAACTTGCCAAGTAACCCAGCTATACCCAACTTTAATACTTACGGCGGTGGTGTTGATTATACCTTCAA TCAAAAAGTTGGAGCTTCATTGGGAATGGCACATACTCCGTTGCTACAGAAGACAGACTATTCCGCAATGGGAAACCTAAACCTCTTCCGCAACCCAACATCTTCTTTGGATTTCAGTGCCGGTGCAGCAAAATCCGTTTCGCCGTTTATTCCTAACAGATCCTGGCAACCTACTTTGGGACTTtcgttttcaaaatatttttaa